A stretch of the Eretmochelys imbricata isolate rEreImb1 chromosome 15, rEreImb1.hap1, whole genome shotgun sequence genome encodes the following:
- the CRYBA4 gene encoding beta-crystallin A4: MSQHCTKFSGLWKMVVWDEAFFQGRKKEFTAECYDVRECGFQTVRSFKIESGAWAGFEHVGFQGQQFVLERGEYPRWEAWSGSHAYHVERMSSFRPIACANHRDSKMTVFEWENFLGRKGELSDDYPSLPAMGWGSSAVSSFRAHSGAWVCSQFPGYRGFQYILECDRHAGEYKHFRELGSHVQTSQVQSIRRIQQ; this comes from the exons ATGAGCCAACACTGCACTAAGTTTTCTGGCCTCTGGAAG ATGGTGGTGTGGGATGAGGCATTCTTCCAGGGCCGGAAGAAGGAGTTCACCGCCGAGTGCTATGACGTGAGGGAGTGTGGCTTCCAGACAGTCCGCTCCTTCAAGATTGAGAGTGGCGC GTGGGCAGGCTTTGAGCACGTGGGCTTCCAGGGTCAGCAGTTCGTTCTGGAGCGAGGTGAGTACCCTCGCTGGGAGGCCTGGAGCGGCAGCCATGCCTACCACGTGGAGAGGATGAGCTCCTTCCGCCCCATCGCCTGTGCT AATCACCGGGACAGCAAGATGACGGTCTTCGAGTGGGAGAACTTCCTGGGGCGGAAAGGGGAGCTGAGCGACGACTACCCTTCGCTGCCAGCCATGGGCTGGGGGAGCAGCGCGGTGAGCTCCTTCCGCGCTCACTCTGGAGC CTGGGTCTGCTCCCAGTTCCCTGGGTACCGGGGCTTCCAGTACATCCTGGAGTGCGACCGTCACGCGGGCGAATACAAGCACTTCCGGGAGTTGGGCTCCCACGTGCAGACCTCCCAGGTTCAGTCCATCCGGAGGATCCAGCAGTGA